CCCGGCAAGAAGCTGCTGTTCGCGCTGGTGCTGATCGCGCTGATCCTGCCGCACGAGGTGCTGTCGCTGCCGCTGTTCATCCTCGGCTACCAGCTCGGCATCCTCAACACCTATGCCGCCCTGATCTTCCCCTACATCGTCTCGCCCTTCGGCATCTTCCTGTTCAGGCAGTTCTTCAAGACCATCCCCGACGACGTCGTCCAGGCCGCCCGCCTCGATGGGCTCTCGGAGCTTGCCATCGTCTGGAGGATCATGGTGCCGATGGCGCTGCCGGCCATCATCGCCTTCGCCATCTTCTCGGTCGTCGGCCACTGGAACAGCCTGTTCTGGCCGCTGATCGCGGTCAGAGACCAGAACCTGATGCCGCCGCCGCTTGGCATCATGGCCTTCAAGAACGAGGAGGCCGGCAACGACTACGGCCCGCTCATGGCCGCCTCCACCATCGTCGTCGCCCCCCTCATCATCGCATTCCTCTGCGCTCAACGATGGTTCGTCGAGGGCCTCACAGGCGGGGCTGTCAAGTAAAGCTCCAAATCACTTAACCGCGAATAGGAGAAAATGTATGCGCAATCTTACGCCCATTCTTGCGGCCTTGATGATGGTGGGTGGCATGGCCACCACAGCCTTCTCAGAACCCGTTACGCTGCGGGTCGGATACGCATTTGCATATCGCGATGCCGCCTACAGACAGGGAGTCGCCGATGAGTTTATGCGGCGCCATCCCGACATCCAGATCAAGCTCGAGTCAAATGCCCCTGGTTGCCCGGAGCTTCTTGAACAGACATTACGTTCGGCGGTGACCGGTGATTTGCCGGATGTTCTTGAGTCCGTGTGTTATCCGCACATGCGAACGCTCGCAAATCGTGGGATTCTCTCGCCAATCGACAACTTCATTTCGAGCGACACCACGTGGCAAGGTGTCGGCATATCCTCGGCGGCGCTCAATTCAACAATGTATAATGGTTCTGTTATTGGCGTTCCTGAAGCGATTTCTACTTTGATTGTTTATTACAACATGGATCTTGTCCTCAAAGCCCGCCCCGATATTCAAGAATTGCCCACGACTTGGGATAGTATTCTGAAGCTGGCGCAGGACGTTGGACAGACGGACAAAGATGCGATGCCGATATCCTTTGAATATTATCCGGACGCCATGAATTGGTCCTTCAACGCTTTGGTTTACAGCTTCGGCGGCAATGTCTTTGACGCGAACGGAAAGATTGCCTTTGATAGCCAAGCAGGGATGAAAGCTCTCGAAATTCTGCAGCGCGTCGGGGAGGCAGGAATGATCGATGTGACCGCCGATCAGGCGCGCCAGTCTTTTGCTTCGGGAAAGTCAGGAATCTATGTTGGTTCAAGCTCCCTGCTGAACATCTTCACGACCGGAGCCAAGGACAAATTTGAAATGCGTACTGTTCAATTTCCCCAGCCGACACCCGGGGGAAAGATTCCTTCCGGTGGATTTGGCATCGTCATG
The genomic region above belongs to Mesorhizobium sp. B4-1-4 and contains:
- a CDS encoding ABC transporter substrate-binding protein, translated to MRNLTPILAALMMVGGMATTAFSEPVTLRVGYAFAYRDAAYRQGVADEFMRRHPDIQIKLESNAPGCPELLEQTLRSAVTGDLPDVLESVCYPHMRTLANRGILSPIDNFISSDTTWQGVGISSAALNSTMYNGSVIGVPEAISTLIVYYNMDLVLKARPDIQELPTTWDSILKLAQDVGQTDKDAMPISFEYYPDAMNWSFNALVYSFGGNVFDANGKIAFDSQAGMKALEILQRVGEAGMIDVTADQARQSFASGKSGIYVGSSSLLNIFTTGAKDKFEMRTVQFPQPTPGGKIPSGGFGIVMITKDPEKQKAAWEFMKFAVGPEAQTIMVTKTGFTPVNEKATSSNEFLGEFYKTRPNYKVAVDELPRIKAMNTYPVDNEPRITTAIRDHLQSVVTLKRSPSEVMPEMVGAVSRLLPKT
- a CDS encoding carbohydrate ABC transporter permease — translated: MSTHHATPGLSAPSAILRHAALLTTGALILVPFVWMVSLSIKPPGEIFRASFSFWPQQFYGIENYTRALTAAPLPQYMLNGLFVCAMIVIAQILVCAPAAYALAKLDFPGKKLLFALVLIALILPHEVLSLPLFILGYQLGILNTYAALIFPYIVSPFGIFLFRQFFKTIPDDVVQAARLDGLSELAIVWRIMVPMALPAIIAFAIFSVVGHWNSLFWPLIAVRDQNLMPPPLGIMAFKNEEAGNDYGPLMAASTIVVAPLIIAFLCAQRWFVEGLTGGAVK